The Archangium primigenium genomic interval CCTCCATGACGCGGTCGAACTCACCGGGCCCGTACTTCTTCGCGCCGTTGAACATCATGTGCTCGAAGAAGTGGGACAGGCCGGTGATGCCGGGCCGCTCGTTGCGGCTGCCCACGCGGAACCAGTTGTACAGCGCGACGCTGGGGTTGGCCGGCACGGGCCACACGATGATCTTCAACCCGTTGGACAGCGTGCGGGTCCGCACCTGGGCGGACGCCGTCGCCGTGGCCTTCGCGGTCGTGTCCGCCGCCGCGGGCGCCTTCGCCGCGCGGCCCTGCGCACACGCCACCGTCCCCGCCAGCATCAGGCTGGCGATGAAACACTTCTGTCCGCGCATCCACCCTTCCCTTCCATGTCGAATGAGTTGCCCAGCCCCGCGTGCGCTCAACCCACCGAGGCACCGGCCCGGGCCGGCGGCGTCGTGGAGCGCAGGGGGCCCTGGATCCGCTGGCGCAGGGCCACGGACAGCCAGGACAGGTGCGAGCTGCGCACGGCCCCGAAGAGGTAGCGGTCCGGACGGAGCACCGCGATGTCCGCGTCATGCTGGTGGAACCAGGTGGCGAGCTTTCCCCCCAGGTCCGTCACCTCGCCCGCCTGGGCGGGCGTCTTGCGCGGCGGCACGAGGCGCACGCACGTGGCGCCCAGGCTGTCGGCGAGCACCTGCGCGGCCCGTGCCGAGGCTTCCGGGACGCCGTGGCGCACGATCACCGCGAAGCCCGGGCCCAGCACGTCGTCGAGCAGCACGGGCGCGCCGTCCGTCAGGGCGACCCGGGGCTGGGGGAAGTAGGTGCCCTCGGGCGAGAGGCGATGGCTGCGGCCGCCGCCCATCAGGAAGCCCCGGAGGATGAGGGGCCGGGGTTTGAACTCGAGGTCCCGGATGAAGCGGTGCACGCGGGGGATGCGGTCCAGGGCGCGCACGAGCCGGTCGCGCATGAAGGCCACGGGGCGGCTGCCGGTGAGCACGAGCCGGCCCATGTTCACGCTCGCCTCCAGCATGGCCTCCGCGTGCGGACGACGCTCCTCCTCATAGGAGTCGAGCAGGGAGGGCTCCGCGTGGCCCTGCAGCACGGCCGCGAGCTTCCAGGCGATGTTGGCGCCATCGCGCAGCCCCGAGCACAGCCCCTGGCCGAGCACGGGCGGCATGAGGTGGGCCGCGTCGCCGAGCAGGAACAAGCGCCCGTCCCGCCAGCGCGCGGCCACGCGGCGGTTGAAGACATAGGTGGCGGCGCGCAGGATCGTGACGGTGTCCGGATCCACGTAGGGCGCGATGAACGCGCGCACGCGCTCGGGCTGGACCATGTCCTCGGGCTTCTCGTCCTCGCGGATCATCACCTCCACGCGCAGCTCGTTGCCCGCGCACCGGG includes:
- a CDS encoding bifunctional 3-(3-hydroxy-phenyl)propionate/3-hydroxycinnamic acid hydroxylase, which translates into the protein MTPSVQETDVLIVGCGPVGALTANLLGQYGVRTLVLERSLTQHNQPRAITCDDEALRIYQSVGLADVLDAHMYTCPEVELVGATGEVFARLGVGSTDFGFGYPALRFFSQPFVERVLREGLARFASVTLRLGQQVEAYTQDEDGASVTVRDVRDGSESTVRARYVLACDGGRSTLRQLAGIDMVGSTYDEGMVAISLLLPHEPPAVSRMVCDPYRHVFVARCAGNELRVEVMIREDEKPEDMVQPERVRAFIAPYVDPDTVTILRAATYVFNRRVAARWRDGRLFLLGDAAHLMPPVLGQGLCSGLRDGANIAWKLAAVLQGHAEPSLLDSYEEERRPHAEAMLEASVNMGRLVLTGSRPVAFMRDRLVRALDRIPRVHRFIRDLEFKPRPLILRGFLMGGGRSHRLSPEGTYFPQPRVALTDGAPVLLDDVLGPGFAVIVRHGVPEASARAAQVLADSLGATCVRLVPPRKTPAQAGEVTDLGGKLATWFHQHDADIAVLRPDRYLFGAVRSSHLSWLSVALRQRIQGPLRSTTPPARAGASVG